A genomic region of Armatimonadota bacterium contains the following coding sequences:
- a CDS encoding LPS-assembly protein LptD has protein sequence MRCDVRNGVIALLAAVLISAGTAGAQPVPVTLEADSIVYDSAGQVVTAQGNVRMTLRRYRLFADAARYDLRTQIVVATGNVRMVDARGHELRGRALTYNARTEEGRFEPVEGIVDRDRRLYVRGDRLDFTQDRFVCFEGFVTNCDPKRPVYHITARRIELIPDREIVAYHATVYLRNRRLMTFPRYILSLRPGVEGTILPGLGYNSIDGFWADYRIPVGMGSGRGRLYIKYGTITGIAPLLTQAWEERAYTATLRLGRAQLVDDRAAFNGLRYDVAEIGAAMNPVRIGSGPFSWSLSGTAGWYSELTSGLATSRLDGELAVETERLRIAPGLTFAARGAARVSAYGTGATRTVTTFGAALIQRLDRHTTVSLRYLYVAVQGSTPLAIDVVDPASTVSLGLTRTVPDRFRISAGAAHNTVVPETKLTGSFMVIASPSLEVGASASYNLRLSAFDDIDYTVRFIQDCIDMVVRYRQIRNEISIEFGFVGITERRGMVPRTTRPGPELPDDAPPRPGEF, from the coding sequence ATGAGGTGCGACGTGCGGAATGGTGTGATCGCCCTGCTCGCCGCGGTCTTGATCTCCGCTGGGACCGCCGGGGCTCAACCCGTCCCGGTGACCCTGGAGGCCGATAGCATCGTCTATGACTCGGCCGGCCAGGTCGTGACGGCGCAGGGCAACGTCCGCATGACCCTCCGGCGGTACCGTTTGTTCGCCGATGCTGCCCGGTACGATCTCCGGACGCAGATCGTCGTGGCCACAGGGAACGTGCGCATGGTTGACGCCCGGGGCCACGAACTGCGAGGTCGCGCGCTCACCTACAATGCCCGCACCGAGGAGGGCCGGTTCGAGCCCGTAGAGGGAATCGTGGATCGGGACCGCCGGCTCTACGTGCGCGGCGACCGCCTGGATTTCACGCAGGACCGCTTCGTTTGCTTCGAGGGGTTCGTGACCAACTGCGACCCCAAGCGGCCCGTCTACCACATCACCGCGCGACGCATCGAGTTGATCCCGGACCGGGAGATCGTGGCGTACCACGCCACGGTATACCTGCGCAACCGCCGGCTGATGACCTTCCCACGCTACATCCTGTCGCTGCGGCCCGGGGTCGAGGGGACTATTCTCCCAGGCCTGGGCTACAACAGCATAGATGGCTTCTGGGCAGACTACAGGATCCCGGTGGGGATGGGGTCAGGCCGCGGCCGTCTGTACATCAAGTACGGCACGATCACAGGGATTGCGCCGCTGCTCACCCAGGCGTGGGAGGAGCGGGCCTATACCGCGACCCTTCGGCTCGGCCGGGCGCAACTGGTTGACGACCGAGCGGCCTTCAACGGACTGCGCTACGACGTGGCTGAGATCGGCGCGGCGATGAATCCTGTCCGGATTGGATCGGGGCCGTTCTCATGGTCTCTCTCCGGCACGGCCGGATGGTACAGCGAGCTGACCTCGGGTTTGGCCACATCGCGGCTCGACGGCGAGCTTGCAGTGGAAACGGAGCGTCTCCGCATTGCTCCCGGGCTGACCTTCGCCGCCCGCGGCGCCGCGCGCGTCTCGGCATACGGGACGGGTGCGACGCGAACGGTTACGACATTCGGGGCTGCGCTGATCCAGCGGCTGGATCGCCACACCACGGTTTCGCTTCGGTACCTCTACGTCGCGGTGCAGGGGAGCACGCCGCTTGCCATTGACGTAGTGGATCCGGCCAGCACGGTCAGCCTGGGTCTTACGCGCACCGTGCCGGACCGCTTCCGGATCTCGGCCGGGGCCGCGCACAACACCGTGGTTCCCGAAACGAAGCTGACCGGATCATTCATGGTCATTGCATCCCCATCCCTGGAGGTCGGCGCTTCCGCGTCCTACAACCTTCGCCTGTCGGCCTTTGACGACATTGACTACACGGTGCGCTTCATACAGGACTGCATAGATATGGTGGTGCGCTACCGCCAGATCCGCAACGAGATCTCGATAGAGTTTGGGTTCGTGGGCATCACAGAGCGACGGGGCATGGTTCCGCGTACGACCCGGCCAGGCCCGGAGTTGCCGGATGACGCGCCGCCACGTCCTGGGGAGTTCTAG
- a CDS encoding phospholipid carrier-dependent glycosyltransferase, whose product MNIPRSDPASARSRLWLGLIGLAGLVILAAAPLPQVDADAALYGRIAANILTTGDWITFHHPGWFVDKPPITFWLMALSFRLLGISDVAMRLWQLLLALALIALTYRMARAAGASREAGLLAALVLATASQFFYQATVPQQDLPLTFFLTLGMYGVLRYLERGAARWVLVAAVGAALAALTSGIAGVGLFGIVLLAVLFAVRPALPHARRALIGRAALAAAVFAVLALPWFVIGALRHGDQFVTTFLTWGTMGIGRFFTPASSTPPAYWLAIFAYVPILLVGMLPWSPVFVSALADLRRLFRDGPPGMRIVAVWFLAIFVILSLSSGDKVFRYLLPCFPPAAILTGRAAATLFDRPGRLRLVGWGALVPALVLIAAGFWFLWARFPAERGPWVMVAGAFVGTLAAALVAFGLASLRARGPAAVALAAAGAVAAFVVLEVAMLANAAQIATRSAASTTAAPWAAAAQGSHPGQQNNHRTHMR is encoded by the coding sequence ATGAACATCCCACGGTCCGACCCTGCTTCGGCGCGCTCACGCCTCTGGCTCGGGCTGATCGGCCTCGCCGGCCTGGTCATTCTGGCCGCGGCACCGCTGCCCCAGGTGGATGCCGATGCGGCGCTCTACGGCCGGATCGCCGCCAACATCCTGACCACCGGCGACTGGATCACCTTCCACCATCCCGGCTGGTTCGTGGACAAGCCCCCGATCACGTTCTGGCTGATGGCGCTATCCTTTCGGCTCCTGGGGATCTCAGACGTGGCAATGCGCTTATGGCAGTTGCTCCTGGCGCTCGCGTTGATCGCCCTGACCTATCGGATGGCCCGTGCGGCCGGCGCGTCGCGGGAGGCAGGGCTGCTGGCTGCGCTGGTGTTGGCGACCGCGTCGCAGTTCTTCTACCAGGCCACCGTGCCCCAGCAGGATCTGCCCCTGACGTTCTTCCTGACCCTGGGCATGTACGGGGTGCTTCGGTACCTGGAACGCGGCGCGGCGCGCTGGGTCCTCGTCGCCGCGGTGGGCGCGGCGCTGGCAGCCCTGACCAGCGGGATCGCAGGCGTCGGCCTGTTCGGAATAGTGCTCCTGGCGGTGCTATTCGCCGTCCGTCCGGCGCTGCCGCACGCCAGGCGGGCGCTCATCGGCCGCGCAGCGCTGGCCGCTGCGGTCTTCGCCGTCCTGGCCCTGCCCTGGTTCGTGATTGGTGCACTGCGGCATGGCGACCAGTTCGTGACCACCTTCCTGACCTGGGGGACAATGGGCATAGGGCGGTTCTTCACGCCGGCCAGCTCCACGCCGCCGGCGTACTGGCTGGCCATCTTCGCCTATGTGCCGATCCTCCTGGTCGGGATGCTGCCCTGGTCGCCGGTATTTGTTTCGGCGCTGGCAGATCTGCGCCGCCTGTTCCGCGACGGTCCTCCCGGCATGAGGATCGTGGCAGTCTGGTTCCTGGCGATCTTCGTGATCCTCTCGCTCTCCTCTGGGGACAAGGTTTTCCGCTACCTCCTGCCATGCTTCCCACCGGCGGCTATCTTGACCGGCAGGGCTGCCGCGACCCTATTCGACAGGCCCGGTCGCCTGCGCCTGGTCGGATGGGGCGCGCTGGTCCCGGCGTTAGTGCTCATCGCCGCCGGGTTCTGGTTCCTCTGGGCACGGTTCCCGGCCGAGCGCGGTCCGTGGGTGATGGTGGCAGGTGCCTTCGTCGGCACTCTGGCCGCGGCGCTGGTTGCGTTCGGCCTGGCCTCGCTGCGCGCCCGGGGGCCGGCGGCGGTGGCGCTGGCAGCGGCGGGCGCGGTTGCGGCCTTCGTGGTACTCGAGGTCGCGATGCTGGCGAACGCCGCGCAGATCGCAACCCGGAGCGCGGCCTCCACGACGGCCGCTCCGTGGGCGGCAGCGGCGCAGGGAAGCCATCCTGGGCAGCAGAATAACCACCGGACACACATGCGATGA
- a CDS encoding ABC transporter ATP-binding protein, with translation MSDLRRMAARIAPYGFHLAGALVAMLVATGANLAVPRYTGVLIDQILATRAFATLNRGAAVILFLFALNSLALFAQIYLMYYLAHRVVADLRQDLFARIQRWSLDRFAVWQSGDAISRSLQDTQVVQTEMLMGAVDAASAALMFTGIVAMLLWIDWQLALAIAVVIPFVGIIARSFGREIQGTAARAQEHVAGLAGLIREAFSGARVIRAFSREDREIRRFRDENEQTFGANLRIGRMVALQVPIVSFMTAFGVVLVLWLGGQRVASDRLTVGTLVAFLGYVGLAVQPAVGLTRHYAGLRQALGAFGRIRALLDEPSGLQESPGAVALPPIAGRVRFENVSFAYAPGQWALRDLSLEIAPGERIALIGLSGAGKTTLVNLIGRFYDPTEGRIEIDGWDLRRVTVRSLRRQIGLVPQETVLFRGTVYDNIAYARPDAPFDEVVSAAKAANAHEFIESLGDGYRTLLGEDGLQLSGGQRQRIAIARALLNNPRLLIFDEATAALDSESETLIQDALTQATRGRTTFIIAHRLSTVRGADRIVVLDQGTVVEDGRHEDLVARDGTYARLLRLQWVDAAPADVPATSAQLPPPP, from the coding sequence GTGAGCGACCTCCGGCGGATGGCCGCCCGGATAGCCCCCTACGGCTTCCATCTGGCAGGCGCCCTGGTGGCGATGCTCGTGGCCACCGGAGCCAACCTCGCGGTCCCCAGGTACACGGGCGTGCTCATAGATCAGATACTGGCCACGCGGGCGTTTGCCACCCTCAATCGAGGGGCCGCCGTTATCCTGTTCCTGTTCGCGCTCAACAGCCTGGCGCTGTTCGCCCAGATCTACCTCATGTACTACCTTGCCCACCGCGTCGTCGCCGATCTCCGCCAGGACCTGTTTGCGCGAATCCAACGATGGTCGCTCGACCGATTCGCGGTCTGGCAAAGCGGCGACGCGATCTCCCGAAGCCTCCAGGACACGCAGGTTGTTCAGACCGAGATGCTGATGGGGGCCGTGGACGCGGCCTCCGCGGCGTTGATGTTCACCGGCATCGTGGCCATGCTGCTGTGGATCGACTGGCAACTTGCCCTCGCGATCGCCGTGGTCATCCCGTTCGTCGGCATAATCGCCCGCAGCTTCGGCAGGGAGATACAGGGCACGGCTGCGCGGGCGCAGGAGCACGTGGCAGGCCTGGCGGGTCTCATACGCGAGGCGTTCTCCGGCGCGCGTGTGATCCGCGCGTTCTCGCGGGAGGACAGGGAGATCCGGCGGTTCCGCGACGAGAATGAACAAACCTTCGGCGCGAATCTGCGCATCGGACGCATGGTAGCGCTCCAGGTGCCCATCGTCAGCTTCATGACCGCATTCGGCGTGGTCCTGGTCTTATGGCTGGGCGGGCAGCGCGTGGCATCAGACCGGCTTACCGTCGGCACCCTCGTCGCGTTCCTGGGATATGTGGGGCTGGCCGTCCAGCCGGCGGTCGGCCTCACCCGCCACTACGCAGGACTGCGGCAGGCGCTGGGCGCCTTCGGACGGATCCGCGCCCTGCTGGACGAGCCGTCAGGCCTGCAGGAGAGCCCCGGCGCCGTGGCACTGCCGCCCATTGCCGGCCGCGTCCGCTTCGAAAACGTCTCGTTTGCCTATGCTCCGGGCCAGTGGGCCCTCCGCGATCTCTCTCTGGAGATAGCGCCCGGCGAACGCATTGCGCTGATCGGCCTGAGCGGTGCGGGCAAGACGACGTTGGTCAACCTGATCGGCCGGTTCTACGATCCCACTGAAGGGCGCATTGAGATTGACGGTTGGGACCTGCGCCGCGTGACGGTCCGCTCCCTGCGGCGGCAGATCGGGCTGGTTCCGCAGGAGACCGTCCTGTTCCGCGGCACCGTGTACGACAACATCGCGTACGCCCGGCCCGATGCGCCATTCGATGAGGTCGTGTCCGCGGCGAAGGCCGCCAACGCGCACGAGTTCATCGAGTCGCTCGGCGACGGCTACCGGACCCTGCTGGGCGAGGACGGCCTGCAACTATCGGGCGGACAGCGCCAGCGGATCGCCATTGCCCGCGCGCTGCTGAACAATCCGCGCCTGCTCATCTTCGACGAGGCCACCGCCGCGCTGGACAGCGAGTCCGAAACCCTGATCCAGGACGCGCTCACCCAGGCGACCCGCGGGCGCACCACGTTCATCATCGCGCACCGGCTTTCAACCGTCCGGGGAGCGGACCGGATAGTCGTGCTGGACCAGGGCACTGTAGTGGAAGACGGCCGGCACGAAGATCTCGTGGCTCGGGACGGAACCTATGCCCGGCTCCTCCGGCTGCAATGGGTAGACGCGGCGCCGGCCGATGTACCTGCCACTTCGGCCCAACTGCCGCCCCCACCGTAG